The region AATCCGAAGGAGGTAAATCATAATGCTCCAAAAAAGATCAAAAACAGCTGCTATAATCTACCATACATTTATTATAGCTTTGGGCTTTCTTATGATTTATCCGATTCTTTGGATGTTTGCTAGCTCACTAAAGCCGGAAGCGGAAATCTTTCAGAATGCAGCGTCCTTAATTCCTTCAGAATTAAGGTGGGAAAACTATGCTGCAGGATGGTCTGGATTTGGTCGATATGGATTCGATCTGTTCTTTAAAAATTCAATGATTGTCACAAGCTTTGTTGTAGTGGGTAATCTATTTTCTGCTAGTTTGGTAGCTTTTGCTTTTGCTCGCTTAAAGTTCAAATTTCAAAAGCTATGGTTTGCCTGCCTACTTGGTACGGTAATGTTACCGGTACAGGTGGTTATCATTCCGCAATATGTTTTGTACCATAATTTAGGCTGGATAAATACTTTTCTGCCGTTAATTGTACCAGCTTTCCTTGGAGGATCAGCGTTTTTTATCTTCCTAATGGTTCAGTTTATTCGGGGGATACCAAGAGAATTGGACGAAGCTGCGGTTATTGATGGATGTACCCCATTCGGTATATTTTGGAGAATTATTTTACCACTATGTAAACCAGCGATTATTACCGTTATTATTTTCTCCTTTATGTGGACTTGGGATGACTTTTTTACCCCATTGATC is a window of Bacillus horti DNA encoding:
- a CDS encoding carbohydrate ABC transporter permease produces the protein MLQKRSKTAAIIYHTFIIALGFLMIYPILWMFASSLKPEAEIFQNAASLIPSELRWENYAAGWSGFGRYGFDLFFKNSMIVTSFVVVGNLFSASLVAFAFARLKFKFQKLWFACLLGTVMLPVQVVIIPQYVLYHNLGWINTFLPLIVPAFLGGSAFFIFLMVQFIRGIPRELDEAAVIDGCTPFGIFWRIILPLCKPAIITVIIFSFMWTWDDFFTPLIFIQDTSKYTVALGLRAFMDPDTIVSWGPVIAMSALSLLPQFILFLFCQKYIVKGIATTGIK